A single Streptomyces sp. 2114.4 DNA region contains:
- a CDS encoding class I SAM-dependent methyltransferase, with product MTRSFEELVAEADAVSVEGWDFSWLAGRATEERPSWGYQRAMSERLARASAALDIQTGGGEVLAGAAKLPPVMVATESWPPNVAKATELLHPLGAVVVADADEPPLPFGDAAFDLVTSRHPVTVWWEEVARVLRPGGTYFSQQVGPASVFELVEYFLGPQPEHVRRARHPEDARRAAEAAGLEVVDLRAESLRTEFFDIGAVIYFLRKVVWMVPGFTVTQYRERLRELDEVIRTEGAFVAHTTRFLIEAARQS from the coding sequence ATGACGCGATCTTTTGAGGAGTTGGTGGCCGAGGCCGATGCCGTGTCGGTCGAGGGGTGGGACTTCTCGTGGCTGGCGGGGCGGGCTACGGAAGAGCGGCCCTCGTGGGGCTATCAGCGGGCGATGAGTGAGCGGTTGGCGCGGGCGTCGGCGGCGCTGGACATCCAGACGGGTGGCGGTGAAGTGCTCGCCGGGGCAGCGAAGCTACCGCCGGTGATGGTGGCGACAGAGTCCTGGCCGCCGAATGTCGCCAAGGCCACGGAGCTGCTGCATCCGCTCGGCGCGGTCGTGGTGGCCGACGCGGATGAGCCGCCGCTGCCGTTCGGCGATGCGGCGTTCGACCTGGTGACGAGTCGTCATCCGGTGACCGTGTGGTGGGAGGAGGTCGCCCGGGTGCTGCGGCCCGGGGGCACGTACTTCTCCCAGCAGGTCGGACCGGCGAGCGTGTTCGAGCTGGTCGAGTACTTTCTGGGGCCGCAGCCGGAGCACGTGCGGCGGGCACGTCACCCCGAGGATGCGCGCCGGGCGGCGGAGGCGGCCGGCCTGGAGGTGGTCGATCTGCGTGCGGAGTCGCTGCGGACCGAGTTCTTCGACATCGGGGCGGTCATCTACTTCTTGCGCAAGGTGGTGTGGATGGTTCCCGGGTTCACCGTGACGCAATACCGGGAGCGCTTGCGGGAGTTGGATGAGGTGATCCGGACGGAGGGTGCGTTTGTGGCGCATACGACCCGGTTCTTGATCGAGGCGGCGCGTCAGAGCTGA